The genomic interval CATCACCGGAGTGGCATTTTGTATTGATGATACTATAGGAGCCATACCCATTGATTACAACGGGTCTGTTGAGCTCGAAGTAAAACCGGACAACATGGCTGCTTCGTTAATGGTTCATCCGCCTGGTAGCAAAGGAAGCGCCCCGGGTACAGGTGAGATTTATACTTTGTTGCAGAACCAGGGTATCACCCACGGAATAATAAAGGAGGAAATAGAAAAGACCGTTAAAAATATGTCCTCAGGAATCTCTCCTTCCCAGCCGGTGGTTATTGCCAAAGGGACGGAACCTGTCAATGGAGAAAACGGTAAAATAAAATACCTGGTTAGCATTGAGACTTCACTTAAACCAAAAGTCAACGAAAATGGTGTCGCCGATTACAAGAATGTAGATATAATTGTGCCTGTTGCAAAAGGCAGAAAATTAGCACAGTTGATTTCTCCTCAAAAAGGAACCCCGGGTGTTGATGTCAGGGGGAATGAAAAAGCAGCATCGGACGGTAAAGCCGCTCAGCTCCCCATTGGCCAGAATACAGAACAATCGCGGGAAGAACCAGATTTTCTGATCGCCACAATAGATGGAATAGTAAAATATGACGGCAGCAATATCAATATTTTTGAAGGTTACGTTGTAGAAGGGGATGTGGATTTCTCGACAGGTAATATCAAGTATGAAAAATCTGTGACGATAAACGGCGATGTGCATTCAGGTTTCAAAATCGAATGTGGCGGGGACCTTCAGGTTGGAGGAACGATAGAAGACTGCAATCTTGAAATTGGCGGCAATGTTCTGTGTAAATATGGATTTATTGGCCAGGGCAAAGGGGTTCTGGAAGCAAAGGGTGATGTTAACCTTGGGTTTATAAAAAATCAGACAGTAAAAAGCAGAGGCAATGTAAATATTGCCAAAGAAGCCCTCAACAGCATCATATTTTCCAGAAAGTCGGTTGAAATACATGGAGGGTCGCTTTCTGTAGCAGGCGGCAGCATAACTGCCAGACACTCTATAGTGCTCAATGTGGTTGGCAATTCCAGTGGTATCAGAACCCATCTGGAAGTGGGTATTGATTATGCGCTGGGAGAAGAGATGCGCAGAATCGATTTACAGCTGGAAGAATTGCACCTTAATCTCAAAAAAGTTCTCGAAACAAATAACCGGTTTGAAAAAAACCTCAAATTCAGAAAACAACTCACCACTCAAAACCAACAAATGTACAAAAAGGTAAAAGAAACTATTCTGACGTATCAAAACCAGATCAAAATACTTGAAGACCGCAAAAACATTGCTTCTTCCAAGCTGCATAACATTGACAATTGCTATATCAGAATAAAAAAAGCCGCACTACCCGGCACTATATTCAAGATTTCCGACAGACACCATCTTGTAAAAGAGAAAATTACAGGCCCCAAAACTATCAGAGTCCTGAACAATGAAATAAAAATAATCTGAAGAACCAAGCGGATAATGAATTCTTGCGGAGAGCACCTCCACACAGGTTGTAATTTTATCCTGAAGAGTGTCCATATTGTATGGGTTCTAACCACGCCTCTTTACAGCCATGACCCTGTTCCCTCGTTGGTTGAAATCTATTTCATCCATGTAATTTTTCACAAGGAATATACCTCTGCCATGATCCTTCACCCTGTTTTCCGGATGAAGCGGATCAGGAAGATTATTGTAATCGAACCCATCACCTTCATCGATAACGCTGACCTTAAGACTGAGAGCATCTACCTTGTAAATAACAAATACATTTCTGGAAAAATCATTCCTGTTTCCATGAACGATTGCGTTTGTAATCATCTCAAAAAGGCAGATTTTGGTCTGGCGTATGGTCCTGTCAGAGAAATCACAGTTATCCATATCTTTGAGAATAAAAGACACTACATCTTCCATCTCCCGGTAACTGTGTACAAGGCGCATTTCAGGTTCCTCCTCGGACAAAAATCCAGACTCCAGCAACAACTCATCTGAAGCACCAGCTTCCAGAGCAAGAACAGCGAGGTCATCGGGAAGCGGTACACCATCTCTGAAACGGGCCTGATGTTCCAGGACTGCACTAACCGTCTGCTCAAGGTTCTTACCCCCGCTTTCCTTTACAACGCCACATAATCGCTCACTGCCGTACATTGTGCCTCTTGGATTGACTGCTTCTGTGAGTCCATCGGTGTAGAGGATGATTTTATCCCCGACATTTATGACGACTTCAGATTCAGCGAAGTCCATATCTTCGGGTAACTCACTGTGTCCAAGCAGAAACCCTTTGGTCATGAGGCTATACACCCTGTTTCTGTTGTGTTGAAACACAA from Chitinispirillum alkaliphilum carries:
- a CDS encoding putative PAS/PAC sensor protein; its protein translation is MGSENVSNLLENRLRKLLRLYDAEKEKCRALTDQNIAFQKEIESLKKRLDEADKDLMFIKKEDMELAGKIQLDLLSQSFPETGDLKTVTAYIPAGKVGGDFYDIIVTPRQKIAFLIYDVSGSDFPAALIGATAKMLFAFYLEKSDSPAEVFRQVNLELNKFIKTDHYLTAFLGVYDRLSRKLLYSQAGHPPPVVFQHNRNRVYSLMTKGFLLGHSELPEDMDFAESEVVINVGDKIILYTDGLTEAVNPRGTMYGSERLCGVVKESGGKNLEQTVSAVLEHQARFRDGVPLPDDLAVLALEAGASDELLLESGFLSEEEPEMRLVHSYREMEDVVSFILKDMDNCDFSDRTIRQTKICLFEMITNAIVHGNRNDFSRNVFVIYKVDALSLKVSVIDEGDGFDYNNLPDPLHPENRVKDHGRGIFLVKNYMDEIDFNQRGNRVMAVKRRG